CTGGTCGCGCACCGGGTTGTCCGTTTCCATGAACAGCGACATCAGCGGTTCCGGAAAGATCAGGAACGCGGCCAGTGTCAGCACGGCAAAGGCCTGCGACAGCGCGATCACCACCTTGCCGCCACGGGCCATGTGGAACGGATCGCGCCGGCCATAGGCGTTGCCCGCGCGGATCGTCGCCACGTTGCTGAGCCCGAGCTGCACCATGAACGTGCCGCTCGAGATGGTGATGACGATGCCGTGGGCCGCGAGCGGCACCTTGCCCAGCCAGCCCATCAGCACCGCCGAAGCGGAAAACAGGCTGACCTCGGCCACCGTGGTCAGCCCGATCGGCACGCCCATCCGGAACACCTGCCACAATATCTCGGGGTCGACCCGCCAGAGCCGCTGGAACAGGTTGTAATGCGGCAGGGCGCGGCGCTGGTAGATCACCACCGCGATCAGCGACACCGCCTGCGAGGCGATGGAGGCACAGGCCGCCCCGACGATGCCCAGTTCGGGCGCGCCCCAATGCCCGAAGATCAGCATGTAATTGGCCAACGCGTTGGTCGCCGCCGCGGTGACCGTGATCCAGAACACCGCCTGGGTGCGTTCGAGCCCGGCGAGGTAGTTCTTCAGCACCATCACCAGCAGCGCCGGGAACAGCCCCCAGCCGGCGATTCGCAGGTATTGACCGGCCAGCGCGGCCACCTCGGGATCCTGCCCCAGCATCCGCAGGATCTGCTCGGACCACAGCATCGCCGGCATCGCCGCCATCGCATAGATCATCGACAGCCACATCCCCATCCGGGTGCTGCGGCGAATGCGCTGTTCATCGCCTTCGGCGGCCGCCGCCGCGGCGATGGGCATCACGGCGAGCGCGAAACCCGAGCCCAGGATGAAGAAGACGAAGAAATAGCTGGCCCCCAGCGTGACCGCCGCCAGTTCGGCGATGCCATACCAGCCCAGCATCACCGTGTCGGTCAGCCCGATGGCAAACTGCGCCAGATGCCCGCCGATCAACGGCAGGCCCAGCAGCAGGATCGCCCGGGCATGGCCGGGGATGGTCATCGGAACGGCTGTGTTCATCAGCCAGCATTAGGAGGCCCGACCGGCCGGTTCAAGACCCCGTTTCGGACGCGCCCGCGCCCGACAGCCCCGCACCGGGATACCCCGCACAGCGAACCGCGACCCTGACCCGGCCTGCCCGGCCCGGATCGGCGGATGTCCGGCGTGCCGGGCAGCGCCGCGCGCGGCTAGCGCACCCGCACGCCGGGATGCAGCGCGGTGCCCAGGATATGATCCGATTTGTGGATCACATGATGGGCCTGCCCGACGATCAGCGGATCGGGTCCGCCCACGATGCCGCGGTCCTTGTCGGGATAGTCCAGCGAGGCCAGGAAATGCCGCATGCAGTTCAGCCGGGCGCGTTTCTTGTCGTTGGACTTCACCACCGTCCACGGCGCATCCGCCGTATCCGTATAGAAGAACATCGCCTCCTTGGCTTCGGTGTAGTCGTCCCACTTGTCGAGGCTGGCCTTGTCGATCGGGGACAGTTTCCACCGTTTCAGCGGATCCGTCGCACGGCTGTCGAACCGGCGCACCTGTTCGCGCTGGGTGACCGAGAACCAGTATTTGTAGAGGCGGATGCCCGACCGGACCAGCATCCGTTCGAGATCGGGCGTCTGGCGCATGAATTCGAGATAATCCTGCGGCGCGCAGAACTCCATCACCCGTTCGACACCGGCGCGGTTGTACCAGGACCGGTCATAGAACACCATTTCGCCATTTGTCGGCAGATGCTCGACATAGCGCTGGAAATACCACTGGCCGCGTTCCTCTTCGGTCGGCTTGTTCAGCGCCACGACGCGCGCGGACCGCGGATTGAGATGCTCCATGAACCGCTTGATCGTGCCGCCCTTGCCCGCCGCGTCGCGGCCTTCGAACAGCAGCACGAATTTCTCGCCCGTCTCCTGCGCCCAGTGCTGCACCTTCAGCAGCTCGGCCTGCAACACCGCCTTGTCAGCCTCGTAGGCCCGCCGCCCCAGCTTGCGCGAATATGGATAACGCCCGCTCTCGAAGGCCCGGCGCACCTCGTCGGGGCTGGGCCCGCCGGGGGTCCGCGAGGCTTCGGCGGCCGGGTGTTCGGCTGAGTTCGTCGGCACGGGCTGCGCATCGCTGGTCATGGTGGTCCCTCCTCGCTCCTGGCTGTGGTGATCGGACGCATTTAGCAGGTTTTGCGGGATCGCGACTTGATTGGCATCAACAAAAAGCAACTAATAGGCTCAGGTTTTGCGGTTCCGGACAGAGAGGCACCATGCGCAGCGAGATGATCGAACTGGACGGCCGGCCCTTTCATATCCGGCGCTGGGGCGCGCCCGACCTGCCGGTGCTGCTGATGCTGCACGGCTTTCCCGAATATTCCGGCGCCTGGAGCGACCTGGCGCCGCTGCTCGCCGAACGCTTCCATTGCATCGCGCCCGATCAGCGCGGCTATGGCCAGAGCTGGGCGCCGGAGGGCGTGGGCAACTATGTCACCTCGGCGCTGGTCGGGGACATGGTGGCGCTGATTGCGCAGATGGGCGGCGGCCCGATCACGGTGCTGGGCCATGACTGGGGGGCATCGGTCGCCTACGGGCTGGCCATGTTCCGTCCCGACCTGGTCGAGCGGCTGATCATCGCCAACGGCGTGCACCCGGTGCCGTTCCAGCGCGCGGTGGCCGCCGGCGGCGCACAGACCGCAGCCTCGCAATATATCCACGCCCTGCGCGAACCTGGGTCCGAGGACAAACTGGCCGCAAATGATTTCGAGAAGATGTGGAAGATGTTCTCGGCCAGCATGGACATGGGATGGCTCGGCGATGACAGGCAGGTCGAATACAAGACCGAATGGGCGCGGCCGGGGCGCCTGCGGGCGATGATCGACTGGTATCGCGCGTCACCGCTGGTGGTCGCCACCCCCGGAGAACCCGCCACCGGGCTGCCCGATCTGCCGGTCGACCGGCTGATCGTGCATTGCCCGCACCTGCTGATCTGGGGCGATGCGGACACCGCGCTGCTGCCGGTGTCGACCAAGGGGCTGGAGGAATTTGCCGCCGATCTCACCCGCGTCACCCTGCCCGGGCTGGATCACTGGCTGTGCCACCGGGATCCGCGGGCGGTCGCGGACGCGATCCTCGGCTGGATCGACGCGGCGGAGGATGACCAATGATCCGGGTTCACCATCTCAACCGGTCGCGGTCGCTGCGCATCCTCTGGCTGCTGGAAGAACTCGACCTGCCCTACGAGGTCATGCGCTATGAACGCGACGCGGAAACCGGGCTCGCCCCGCCCGACCTGTGCGCGCTGCACCCGCTGGGGAAATCGCCGCTGATCGAGATGAGCGGCAAGCTGATCGCGGAATCCGGCGCCATCGTCGAGGCGGTCTGCGCCCGCCACGGGGCGCAGCTGGTCCCCGACCCCGGCACGGATGCCTATCTCCAGCATCTCGAACTGATGCATTACGCCGAAGGGTCAGCAATGACGCCGATCCTGCTGAACCTCTATGTCAGCCGGCTGGGCGAGGCGGGCGAACCGCTGCAACCGCGCATCCAGGCGGAACTGGCCAATCACTTCGGCTATATGGAAACGGTGCTGCGGCCATCCGGACATTTCGTTCTGGATGACCTGTCGGCCGCCGATATCATGCTCAGCTTTCCCGCCGAGATCGCGATGCGCATGGGACGCGCCGAGGCGTTCCCGAAACTCGCCGGTTTCGTGGAGTGGGTGCGCGCCCGCCCCGCCTATCAGCGCGCCCTGACCCGTGGCGGCGGCGACTAGGCGCAGATCCGGTCACGGGGGGGTGACATTGCGGGGGCGGCCCCGGCGCGATCGTGGGCCCACCGACCGTCCGGGACGCATCCCGCGCCTGTGACCGGGCCGGAGCTTTCCCCGGCGGGCCGCATCTGCCATAATCGGGCAAAGCACAAGAACAAGAGCAGATGCCATGAACGATCTCCTGACAGAGACCGCCCCGACCGATTACGATGCCTCGTCGATCGAGGTGCTCGAAGGACTGGAACCGGTCCGCAAACGCCCCGGCATGTATATCGGCGGCACCGATGAACGCGCGCTGCACCATATGGTGGCCGAGATCCTCGACAACTCGATGGACGAGGCGGTCGCCGGTCACGCCAACCGGATCGAGGTGGAACTGCATGACGACCATTCGCTGACCGTGCGCGACAACGGGCGCGGCATCCCGATCGACCCGCACCCCAAGTTCCCGGGCAAATCCGCGCTCGAGGTGATCCTGTGCACCCTGCATGCGGGCGGCAAGTTCTCGGGCAAGGCCTATGAGACCTCGGGCGGTCTGCATGGCGTCGGCGCGAGCGTCGTCAACGCACTGTCGGATTCGATGGTGGTGCAGGTCGCCCGCGACCGGCAGCTCTATGAGCAGCGGTTTTCGCGTGGCCTGCCGCTGGGACCGGTGGAACAGATCGGCGCCGCCCCCAACCGGCGCGGCACCACCGTGACCTTTCACGCCGATGCCGAGATATTCGGCCACCACCGGTTCAAACCCGCCCGCCTGTTCAAGTCGATCCGGTCCAAGGCCTACCTGTTCTCGGGCGTCGAGATCCGCTGGAAATCGGCCATCGACGACGGGGAAACCCCGCGTGAGGCCACGTTCCACTTTCCCGGCGGGCTGTCGGATTACCTGAACGAAACGATGAACGGCGCCACCACCTATGCCGATGCCCCGTTTGCCGGAACCGTCGATTTCCGCGAGAAATTCGGCGCCTCGGGCAAGGTGGAATGGGCGATCAACTGGACGCCGTCGCGCGACGGATTCATCCAGTCCTATTGCAACACCGTGCCCACCCCCGAAGGCGGCACCCATGTCGCCGGGTTCTGGTCCGCGATCCTCAAGGGCATCCGCGCCTATGGCGAGCTGGTGAACAACCGCAAGGCCGCCCAGATCACCCGCGACGACCTGCTCACGGGCGGCTGCGCGCTGGTATCCTGCTTTATCCGCGAGCCGGAATTCGTCGGCCAGACCAAGGACCGGCTGGCCACCACCGAAGCACAGCGGCTGGTGGAGAACTCGGTGCGCGACCATTTCGACAACTGGCTGGCGGCCGACACGAAATCGGCGGGCGCCATTCTCGATTTCCTAGTGCTGCGGGCCGAGGAACGGCTGCGCCGCCGGCAGGAAAAGGAAACCGCCCGCAAATCGGCGACCAAGAAACTGCGCCTGCCGGGCAAGCTGGTGGATTGCTCGTCGAACGCGCGCGAAGGCACCGAACTGTTCATCGTCGAAGGCGACAGCGCCGGAGGGTCGGCCAAGATGGCCCGCGACCGCAAGACCCAGGCGCTGCTGCCCCTGCGCGGCAAGATCCTGAACGTGCTGGGCGCGGCCAGTTCGAAACTGGGATCGAACGCCGAGATCTCGGACCTGTCCCAGGCGCTCGGCGTCGGGCTGGGCACGCGGTTCAACCTCGACGACCTGCGCTATGACAAGGTCATCATCATGACCGACGCCGACGTGGACGGGGCGCATATCGCATCGCTGCTGATGACGTTCTTCTTTACCCAGATGCGCCCGATGATCGACGCGGGCCATCTCTACCTGGCCTGCCCGCCGCTGTTTCGCCTGACCCAGGGCGCCCGCCGCGTCTATGCGCTGGACGAGGCCGAACGCGACATGTGGATGGACAAGGGACTGGGCGGCAAGGGCAAGATCGACGTGTCCCGGTTCAAGGGCCTGGGCGAGATGGACGCCAAGGACCTGAAGGAAACCACCATGGACCCGGCCAGCCGCAAACTGATCCGGGTGACCATCGACGAGGACGAACCCGGCGAAACCGGAGACCTGGTCGAACGCCTGATGGGCAAGAAACCCGAATTGCGGTTCCAGTACATCCAGGAAAACGCGCGCTTCGTGGAAGAATTGGATGTTTGATGTCCACCCCCCGGGCGAGCGAGGGCCAACCCGACCTGAGCTGCCATTTTTTGGTCGGACACTGACATAGGCCACGATCCGTACCTGCAAATCTTCGGCGTAGGGGGGGATCGAGGAGGTCGAAATCAACCAAAATGTGCCCGGGTTCCAGACGCATGTGACGTCTGCAAAACTGAAGGGCGAACAGGTGGTGGCCGAACATTCGGGCCGGATCACGGTGCATCTGACGATGATCCTCAGTTGGAAACCGGACCTGTGGGAACGGCCATCGGCGTATCTGAGTGCCACGGCAAGAAAGCCCCTTGAGCTTCACGGTGGGCACATGTCGCTGACGAACGCCCTGACCTGCTCCCCTGAGAGTCCGCTGTCAAAAGTTAGCTCTGTTCAGGGTTTGGTCCTCTTCTGACCGTTGGTGATACTCCCGCGGTGTGAGCACGTCGAGGCTCGAATGCGGGCGTTGGTGGTTGTAGTCGTCGCGCCATGCCGCAATCAAATGGCGGGCATGGCGCAGAGTTGGGAATTGGTGCTCGTTGTGGCATTCGTCCCGCAGGCTGCCATTGAAGCTTTCGACCAAGCCGTTCTGCATCGGCTTGCCCGGCGCGATGTAATGCCATTCAACCTGGTGTTCCTCCTGCCATTTCAGCATTGCGTTCGATGTCAGCTCGGTGCCGTTGTCGCTGACCGCAAGGCAGGGAGCGCCACGCATCTCGGCAATCCGGTCCAGTTCACGGGCAACGCGATGGCCGGACAGCGATGTATCGACCACGGTGGCCAGGCATTCCCGGCTGAAGACGTCGATGACGCACAGGATGCGGAACCTGCGGCCGTCAGACAAGGAATCTGATACGTAAGACTTCAGACTTGATCTGACGGACGCCTCAGCGAACGGTGCAGAGAATGGGTTGCTGTCTGTCCGATGGCTCGGAAGCCCTGATCGTCTTTTCCACCGCGATGTGTAGCGTTTCACGGAAGGTCTGCTTAGGTGTTTTGCCATAGCAGTATCTTCCTGATTGCGGCCGCTGCTCGTTGTATTTGTCCAGCCAGATAGAGCTGATAGGCATGGTTCTCGACCTTGCCGAAATGCTCGGTGCCCCGATCTGTCAGGATGCGCAGCAGGCCAATGTTGTGCTCGGCAAAGAACGGGATCACCCGGTCGTTGAGCAGATCGGCAGCCGTGATCGCCGTCTTCTCGGTGTTGAGTTTGCAGATCGCCACGCGGGCAAAGATATCAACGAAGGTCTGCTGGTAAATGCGCCCAACGCCCTTCATCGTGCCAACATAATAGGTGTCCTGAGAGCCGAGATAGCCGGGATGGTGGCTTTCGATCTCACCATGGGCCTCTTTTCTGGCCTTGGCTTTTTCCAGCGCCGCCATCTGGTCTTCGGTCAGCAGGATGCCGTCTTGGGCAGCGCGGGCTTCCAGCGCCTTCAACCGCTTCTTCAAGGTTTCCAGGTCGTTGCGCAACCAGATCGACCGCACGCCGGACGAGGACACCATGATACCCTTCTGCTGAAGCGCCCACGAGGCCCGTTTCTGGCCCAAGACCGGGTTTTCGATGGCCAGTTCAATGACCGCTTCTTCGACATGCTCCGGCACCCGGTTCTTCAGGATCGGCTTGCGGCGGCTGAGATCCATCAGGGCCTGTTCACCTCCCTGTTCATACAATTCCCTGAACCGGCAGAAGCTGTCCCGCGAATAGCCCATCATTTTGCAGGCCTGCGAAACGCTGCCGAGCTGCTTGGCCAATTCCAATAGCCCCAGCTTCGGCTTGATGATCTTTTCCTGAATGCCTGTCATTGATCGACACTCCTTAATCGCGCTCTAAAAGAGCAGAAATGTCAGATCAAGTCGTGTGCTCAACACGTCAGCCGCAGCAGCTTGCACTGTCGCCGCACGCTCAGCGCATGTGCGGCGCTCGCCATTTCTTGCCTCGCGTCCCGAGCAACTGATACGAGGTACTGGCCAAAAAATCCCGTTCCACGACCAGATGCCCGATCTTCGAATGCAACTTCTCGATCTCGGCTTCTGACTGACGGGCATCATCCGGCTTCCCGAGTTCAAAGCCAGACGCCATGTCCTAGATGGCGGTCCGTTTCCTGTTGCCGATCATGTTCGGGTGAACACTGTACTTCCTCGACAACTCCGCCAGCGTCAGCTCTTCACGAATCCCCTCAAGCGCAACCTTGGCTTTGAATTCGGCTGAATACCGGTTTCTTTTCGTCATTTCGGGTCGTCCGTCTTGTCAGTCGATCCACCTTAAGTACTGGTCCGATTTTTCGCAATCACCTCTGAAAACGACCTGCATGGGCAAATGATCCGCAAGATCCGGATCGGGAATACCAGGGGCGTCCAACGAGCTATGAGTTCGCAATTTTGATCTGGACCCAATCCGTTCATTGACCTGCCACGGGATTTTTTCTCCACCGTTGATTAGAGTCCGGCCCAATGAAGGGACGGACAATGAAGCGAACAAGATTTACGGACGAACAGATCATCGGCATTCTGACCGAGCACGAGGCGGGCGCGATGAACCGCCCCGGGTTTCCGAGAGAGTAGAACTCTCAGAGGATGATCCTTATGGAATCGAAGAAGAAGCGCACGCCGGCATATACGGCCGAGTTCCGCGAGCGCGGCGTCCGGCTATTCCGCGAACGGCGGCCCGATTACACCAGTGACAACGCGGCGTATCGGGCGATCGCCCCGAAGCTTGGCTGCTCGCACGACACACTGCGCGCCTGGTGCATCCAGGCGGCACGCGATGCAGGCGAGCGCGACGGGCTGACCAGCGAGCAGAAGGCCCGCCTCAAGGCGCTGGAGCGCGAGGTGAAGGAACTGCGCACGGCCAACGAGATCCTGAAGAAGGCGTCGGCTTATTTTGCCCAGGCGGAGCTCGACCGCCTGTTCCGCAAATGATCGCCTTCATCGAGAAGCATCGCGGGGTCTTTGGGGTCGAGCCGATCTGCCGTGTCCTGCAGATTGCCCCAGCAACCTTCCATCGCCATGCCGCCATCGCGCGCAATCCCCAGCTTGCCTCGGACCGCACCAGGCAGGATGCTGTGGATATTGAGAAAATCAAGGCAGTCCACGGCAAGAGCCGGGGCCGTTATGGTGCCCGCAAGATCTGGCACCAGCTTCGGCGCGATGAGCACGACATCGCGCGTTGCACCGTGGAAAGGCTCATGCATCTTCATGGATTGCAAGGGGTTGTGCGGGGCCAGAAGAAGACAACCATCCCCGATCCAGCGCAGCCTTGCCCTGATGACAAGGTCAACCGGCAGTTCGTGGCTGCCATGCCCGATCAGCTCTGGGTGTCGGACTTCACCTATGTGTCGACATGGGCGGGGATGGTCTATGTGGCCTTCATCATCGATGTCTTCGCCCGCAAGATCGTGGGCTGGCGCGTCTCGACCTCGATGACGACAGGCTTCGTGCTGGATGCCCTGAACCAGGCCATCTGCCAGCGATGCCCAACAGGCGGCGGGTTGATCCATCACTCCGATCGCGGCAGCCAGTATCTGTCCATCCGCTACACCGAGCGCCTGGCCGATGCCGGTATCGACACTTCGGTGGGCAGCGTGGGCGACAGCTATGACAACGCGCTGGCCGAGAGCGTCATCGGCCTGTTCAAGACCGAGGTGATCAACTTCCTCGGCCCCTGGAAATCCATGGCCCAGGTCGAATGGGAGACCCTGCAATGGGTCAGCCGGTATAACAACGAGCGGCTACACAGCGCCATCGGGCACCGGCCGCCACAGGAAGTGGAGGATACATTCTACGAACAGATGAACACCCTTGAAAAAGCCGCGTAGGTCTTGAACAAAAAAGCCTCTCGGAAACCCGGGGCGGTTCAGTGCAGCAAATTCGGGCGCGTTGGCTCCACCTGAAAAACACCCCTTCAAAACGCGCTCCACCTGCTTCTGCGGTCGGGGCAGCAAGAGCCGCTTGATACATTGTCGGTGACGGATCGGTGGTCTCGTCATGTCCAATCAGAGAACGGACATGGGCCTCCGCCTGTGTCCGTTTTTGGTTGTGACATGAAAGGACACCGCAATGGCCGACGATACATCCGCCGCCCTCAAAGCTCTCATTCAGCAGGTTTCGTCGCTGACCGAAACCGTGGGTGCGCAGCAGAAGAAACTCGACGGGCTGCACGACTTCAATGCCCGCGTCTTGGACGAAA
This is a stretch of genomic DNA from Pukyongiella litopenaei. It encodes these proteins:
- a CDS encoding MATE family efflux transporter translates to MNTAVPMTIPGHARAILLLGLPLIGGHLAQFAIGLTDTVMLGWYGIAELAAVTLGASYFFVFFILGSGFALAVMPIAAAAAAEGDEQRIRRSTRMGMWLSMIYAMAAMPAMLWSEQILRMLGQDPEVAALAGQYLRIAGWGLFPALLVMVLKNYLAGLERTQAVFWITVTAAATNALANYMLIFGHWGAPELGIVGAACASIASQAVSLIAVVIYQRRALPHYNLFQRLWRVDPEILWQVFRMGVPIGLTTVAEVSLFSASAVLMGWLGKVPLAAHGIVITISSGTFMVQLGLSNVATIRAGNAYGRRDPFHMARGGKVVIALSQAFAVLTLAAFLIFPEPLMSLFMETDNPVRDQILVIGVPLLVVSALFQFVDGAQAIGLGLLRGVQDTRVPMMIAVLSYWGIGLPTSYMLGFVFGLEGIGVWLGLCAGLACAAAMLMWRFWRRALGQVEGRVAAQQP
- the ppk2 gene encoding polyphosphate kinase 2; its protein translation is MTSDAQPVPTNSAEHPAAEASRTPGGPSPDEVRRAFESGRYPYSRKLGRRAYEADKAVLQAELLKVQHWAQETGEKFVLLFEGRDAAGKGGTIKRFMEHLNPRSARVVALNKPTEEERGQWYFQRYVEHLPTNGEMVFYDRSWYNRAGVERVMEFCAPQDYLEFMRQTPDLERMLVRSGIRLYKYWFSVTQREQVRRFDSRATDPLKRWKLSPIDKASLDKWDDYTEAKEAMFFYTDTADAPWTVVKSNDKKRARLNCMRHFLASLDYPDKDRGIVGGPDPLIVGQAHHVIHKSDHILGTALHPGVRVR
- a CDS encoding alpha/beta fold hydrolase, which codes for MRSEMIELDGRPFHIRRWGAPDLPVLLMLHGFPEYSGAWSDLAPLLAERFHCIAPDQRGYGQSWAPEGVGNYVTSALVGDMVALIAQMGGGPITVLGHDWGASVAYGLAMFRPDLVERLIIANGVHPVPFQRAVAAGGAQTAASQYIHALREPGSEDKLAANDFEKMWKMFSASMDMGWLGDDRQVEYKTEWARPGRLRAMIDWYRASPLVVATPGEPATGLPDLPVDRLIVHCPHLLIWGDADTALLPVSTKGLEEFAADLTRVTLPGLDHWLCHRDPRAVADAILGWIDAAEDDQ
- a CDS encoding glutathione S-transferase family protein — protein: MIRVHHLNRSRSLRILWLLEELDLPYEVMRYERDAETGLAPPDLCALHPLGKSPLIEMSGKLIAESGAIVEAVCARHGAQLVPDPGTDAYLQHLELMHYAEGSAMTPILLNLYVSRLGEAGEPLQPRIQAELANHFGYMETVLRPSGHFVLDDLSAADIMLSFPAEIAMRMGRAEAFPKLAGFVEWVRARPAYQRALTRGGGD
- the parE gene encoding DNA topoisomerase IV subunit B gives rise to the protein MNDLLTETAPTDYDASSIEVLEGLEPVRKRPGMYIGGTDERALHHMVAEILDNSMDEAVAGHANRIEVELHDDHSLTVRDNGRGIPIDPHPKFPGKSALEVILCTLHAGGKFSGKAYETSGGLHGVGASVVNALSDSMVVQVARDRQLYEQRFSRGLPLGPVEQIGAAPNRRGTTVTFHADAEIFGHHRFKPARLFKSIRSKAYLFSGVEIRWKSAIDDGETPREATFHFPGGLSDYLNETMNGATTYADAPFAGTVDFREKFGASGKVEWAINWTPSRDGFIQSYCNTVPTPEGGTHVAGFWSAILKGIRAYGELVNNRKAAQITRDDLLTGGCALVSCFIREPEFVGQTKDRLATTEAQRLVENSVRDHFDNWLAADTKSAGAILDFLVLRAEERLRRRQEKETARKSATKKLRLPGKLVDCSSNAREGTELFIVEGDSAGGSAKMARDRKTQALLPLRGKILNVLGAASSKLGSNAEISDLSQALGVGLGTRFNLDDLRYDKVIIMTDADVDGAHIASLLMTFFFTQMRPMIDAGHLYLACPPLFRLTQGARRVYALDEAERDMWMDKGLGGKGKIDVSRFKGLGEMDAKDLKETTMDPASRKLIRVTIDEDEPGETGDLVERLMGKKPELRFQYIQENARFVEELDV
- a CDS encoding transposase, translating into MTKRNRYSAEFKAKVALEGIREELTLAELSRKYSVHPNMIGNRKRTAI
- a CDS encoding IS3 family transposase (programmed frameshift), producing the protein MESKKKRTPAYTAEFRERGVRLFRERRPDYTSDNAAYRAIAPKLGCSHDTLRAWCIQAARDAGERDGLTSEQKARLKALEREVKELRTANEILKKASAYFCPGGARPPVPQMIAFIEKHRGVFGVEPICRVLQIAPATFHRHAAIARNPQLASDRTRQDAVDIEKIKAVHGKSRGRYGARKIWHQLRRDEHDIARCTVERLMHLHGLQGVVRGQKKTTIPDPAQPCPDDKVNRQFVAAMPDQLWVSDFTYVSTWAGMVYVAFIIDVFARKIVGWRVSTSMTTGFVLDALNQAICQRCPTGGGLIHHSDRGSQYLSIRYTERLADAGIDTSVGSVGDSYDNALAESVIGLFKTEVINFLGPWKSMAQVEWETLQWVSRYNNERLHSAIGHRPPQEVEDTFYEQMNTLEKAA